In Haliaeetus albicilla chromosome 26, bHalAlb1.1, whole genome shotgun sequence, the sequence CTAAAAACCAGCAACTTGCAAGCAGTGAGTTTGTCTGCATCCCCTGCTGTTCCCGGGTAGTCAGTAGGAAGACTCAAGCTCAGTTGCTTTACAGGATTAGCAGAgcagatgtttttatttcaagcaCCCAAAGCCAGTACTAGCAAAACTGTTAAAATACTTTGTCAGTGTCTTGagcatttctgcaaaataatttatgaaaggtttgggtttttttcaataatgAACTTAACTTTCTTTtgatatttaatttttgaatatattttttcacaAAACTGGATTTGCTGTAGTTAATGATCATGATCctgatttcttttgtaaatgtaaattttataatttgtaaaaaattagaatgttctttaaaaagaaatgtacaaTAAAATTTGGTTAAAAATAGACCTAGTTACCTTGACttgtgatggtttttttttcctgaagagtaACTGGATGTCTAGATGGCTGATTTTGGTTTGTAACACAGTCTGCACAGCTGCAAACCTCAATGCCTCTTTAACagttaaaattttttaattttctgattaTTTGTGTCACACCAGAGCTCTAAGCATAGACCTGAACGAAGCAGATCTGCAGAGCAGCCAGTAAAGATCTGTTGTAGAAGCATAGAAGGGGGCTGTCAAAACCCGCTGCATTTTCTGTTCACCTGCACTGAAGCCTGTGCTGCTACATTTTACCATTAATCCCTTCTTATTTTATGATGAAAGATGCAAAAACCAGACTGTGGTTAGAGCCATGAAATACCTAACAGCCACTGGATCCTGTGGCAGATTTCTGGGGCAGCAGAGATCCTCTTCTGAAGGAACGGGAGACAGCAATCTCCAGCAGAAGGGGGAAGGCTAGAGCAGACGAACGTCTCGGAATGTCTCGGTCTTTACCACGATAGCCGAGCTGCAGGACAAGCTGGGAGCCCTTTCCTGGCAGGAGAGCTGTCACATGGACAGAGCTCAGTGTGAGCAGCCTGTTGAATCAGAGCAGCAGACGGAAAGGAGATTAGAATGGGGGAATAAATGACTTCAACTGGCTGCACTGATGGCTGGGAACTGTAGATGTCTATGTGCAGTGAAGTAGAAGTTCTACACCCAGAGACTAGCACACCTCACAGAAATAAAGCCAGCAGCACAGTCAATGCACATCCGCTCTGCTGCCACATATGGCAAGATGTCTACATCACGGGGCGTAACAGTTGCTTTGGCACTGAGGTAACTGCTGCGCTAGAAACAACCAGGTAAGCCTGAAACCGGAGACAGTTAATCAAAATGCACACTGGCGTGTAATGGGCCAAGACTAACAATGGGTTCAGTTTACAAAAGACCCCAGACAATTCGGTTTATGTCCCTGGGAACATAATTCCCAAGCCTTCTGGGAAAACGAACAAGGTTTCTGGTACTAACCTAGCAAACTTGCCACAGGAAATTTATACATCACCCAAAGTGCAAAGTGAGCTCTACCTATAGTCAAATGCCCTTGCTCCATCTTCATGCTTCCAGTAAAAGAATGGCGAGATTATCTAGAGCCCCTACTCTGCAAAAAGTTTGTAACTCTCATCAAGCAATTAATTTTACAGTGCTACAAAAAGAACCACAAGCTCACTTCTGTTTTACAACACCATTCCATGGAGCCACTTGAAAATACAGGTACAGGATTGTCACAGACCTGTGCTCAGTTGCAGTGGAACCTGGCAGTTCCCAGTGTCAGAAACTTGTCTCAGACATCACCATGACCTTTTGCCATTCCCAAAGGACAAGGTGGGACTGCAGCAGCTCTTCGATTCACTGgttcactttttaaaagcctaAAGCTGTTAACCTGCAACActtaaaagcaaagtaaaaaaaaaaaaaaaaaaaaagttttccaaacCTGGGTGTTGTAAGAAGCAGCAACTAACAGGCTTCTTGTTCACTACTAACCAATTTAATCTGCTGATGTTGGAAAAATCACTTTGATCATAAAGCCCGTATGGTAAGTGTACAAGGAGCAAAACACatcaaaaaaaataattacaagtaGACTAGAATAAATCCCGCAGTGCAAATGGACAGAGTTTAGGAAGCAGCTATCATTTTACTTACATGCTCTTTTGAAGACAGTGCGTGAAACATTCCTatttaacaaaagaaatgttactGCGCACACTTCTTTCTTCAGGGTGTCGTTGAATCAGTGGTTTCCTATGGCTGGTTAAAGGGATATTAATTTCCCCTGAAATACTGCAGTCATGTGTTATTGACAGACTCTAACCACATCCtaactggaaagaaaactggGCAGATGTCAATCTCCTGCTTGATTTTTTCTACATACataaaaaaggggagggggggaaatatCTAAGCAGCTCAGACCATTCATTGcaggttagaaaaaaaaatccctagtATGTGCAGAGAAATCACAAGCCTCTTGTAATTAACGTGTACGTAAGGTAACAAGAGAAAGGTCTTCAGCAACAAAAGTCTTGCATGTCTCGACAGCTTCCAATTCTAGTGTCTAAAATGTTTCTAACCTAATGAGTGAGCAAGATATAAAAATGGTTTTACCATCTGTACAGCATCAGATGCATCAGAAACTTAAAAGAGAttgtgtagggtttttttttaaataaaagttatttctaATGGAAGAAAGCATCCATAAATAAGCAAAGCGGtaccaaacaagcaaacaagtATGGTGAGTACAGGAAATGTACAAAGCTGAATATAAAGTCATTGATGAATAATATCAAGAACACTTCTTATACTAATTAGTAAAAACATCAAAAATACTTctacatcagaaaaagaaatgttttacatcCAAGCTTGCTCTCCCAAGCATACTTTGTTTACACCTGGCACTATTAGGAATGAATCATGTTAGGAATTCCTGAGTTTAAATAAGACAAAAAGCTAAATACTGCCCTAGGGATAGCTTGATTCCTTTATTATGAGAAGCACATAAACCAGTCTCCTGCTCGCAAATTCTATTCAAGAAGTGAGGAAGGTCACACACTCCAGGACCGTGCTGCTTGTACTCCTCGATCTCAGAGGTGTGTTCAACCTCCCCCCTTCAAAATAAAGTGAAGGGTGATTAATGCCATTTGTGTGAAGTGTTAGTACTTTTCAGTGCCTCAAAactgacttaaaaaataataatccaagAGTGCTTATTTGTCTGAAAATCAACTGCATAAAATATTCCATAATATGGGCAGAGTAAAATAACCAGAGATGGAAAACGATTTGCAGTGATACAGAATTACCTGAGCACTTTCTATTTAGTTAAGCATGTGTAATAGACCTACTCAGTATATAATCAGTGTGcaacattaaaaattttaaaaaagagtatGTGAAATTCAAATGGCATGTCATATGCAGAACTTTCTGGTGCCTGTACATATCCACCATAATTGAGAAAGTTTTATCATCTAGCTCATAGCAAAGGAGATCTGAAATTCCAGACTGAATTTATATATAACATTCATATTCTGAactgtataaaataaaatggagctATTATCTTAGACTTTCAATATTTTACTATGCAATACTAAAACCATCTGTTTTccaacacaaaaagaaaatacaaatccaACTGAATGGCCTGCCAGAGTAACAGTACTTTACAGGAATATAATATTAATGTAATACTATGGTCTTTCCCAAACTGTTGGCATTTCAGATATTaagagtatttttcttttgtattgcACAGACTCAAACGCATAGACAGCCATTTTCATACACCAGAGTAAGAAAACTTCCAAGATTATATGAATAAAATAGATACATTGGAAATCAGATAAAGCTTTACAAGAATTTCCCCGTGTGTCCAAAATGATTTCCTTTATCAAAGGCTTAATGGTGATGTGATTACCTCTCCTAGAGTAACATGTTTTACATCAGATTGTGcccaaatacaaaacaaaacaaaacaaaacaaaaaagcaccaCTTAAGTAAAACAGAAATGATCACTGCAAAGACAGCAGGTTTTATAAGGGATGCTAAGATTAAGATGAAATTTCTTGAGAATACTATTGCCACAGAGAAGTGTCTTAGAAAATCCGAACGAACGTACCCTTTAAccttttcattgcaattttGTACTTCATGACCTCACAGTCCATTTCATGGTCCAGTTAATGTCTTGTTATACCAGCAAAGAGTTCTCATCAAGAGCGGGATAAAGATCGTGGTTTTTCAGACAGGCTGAAGGAGCCAAGAGCCTTGCAGACCAGAATGAAGTCCCAGTTGCTTCCAGGTAGCAATTAGCACTTCTGAAGTCCAGCAGTGACAGGGAGCTGTCACGCATTGGCCTCCCAGCTTTACAGCACTTACTCAACTCAACTTGGAGTCTGGTTTCTGCCTGTACAGACAAGCACTGCAGCTTTAATCTGTCTGCACTCAGGCCATCTTGTAAGCATGCTGGCATTTAACTTCAACTCATGAACTGGGAACATTTATACCcgaattttcttctcttttttgtttgtttgtaataATTAAGATATTGTTACATCCCATTCATATACTGCCATTTATAGTTATATATAATATtaacatacacatatataagaACTAGAATACTCTTTATGGCCTCTATTTTCTGATGTAagtaacaaaaaacaaacaaacaacccccccaaaggaaaacaattgCTGGTGTTTCCAGTTTCCCAACAGAGATGCAGGACCAAACCCTGAGCAACTGCTCTGTGCTATGGTTTTGTTGCAATAAGGAATTATGACACTTCTGCACCAGAGAGGCCCCTACTACCTCTCAGTGTCAGTGTACTGggggagggaaataaaaaatctgCAACAAAAGCTCATCCAATAGTGTAACCTAAATAATGGTATTTCAAGACAGGACAAACTCGGAGCCTAATGGATTAATTCAGTGCAGCCCACAAGTCTGGGTTTGTTTGCTGCACTTTATGTGTGAAAGCAAACCATTATAGCTATATGTGTAACGCAAGAAAAACTGAACACCATTCACAcaggcaggaagaaaacactAGTACAATGTGCCGTGTCATGCCCCCGGCTGTGCTAAGGACTGAAAATACAAGGGAAGGAATAACTTCTGCATCAGTAATATTGTCTAAAAAGCTATGTGTGGAAAACCAAATCAAACCTCAAATCCAAACCCAACTACCCTCATGCTTTGGTCAGTACAAGAGTCCCAGTGGTTTTCAGTGGCAGAGTGAGGAAGCCGTTGCAGGGACCAGGACAATGGGGGGACTCTGAACTCTGGGCAAAAAGCACTCGTGTGTGAATTGCAGCACGGTGAAGGTCCTGCAGCTACCCTGGCTCAGCCTTCCGTAAAAGAAATGCTTGGTTTTATGCTggctcaaaaaaacccaaaaaaacccctctgtcAATTCCAAAGGGACATCAAAAGGCCATTGGGATTGTTACTCAAAGGTTTCCCATCGCTTTCTGAGCTGTTCAACCTTACCTGGTGTGGATGAGACgtcttgctttgtcttttttaacAAATCTTCAAATGGATCTTTTGTCTCCTCAGATTTTGAGGATAGTAACACTGACTCTAAGCCCTTAGCTGGCCTGGAAGGGATCAAAGGGGGTTCATTAGACAGGAGAACTCGTGCTTGTTTGGGATCTACCTTTGAGCTGGACTGGCCCACCTGTAATGTTCTGGTTTTAGAAGGACCACTTAGACATGCTGGCTGTAGAGAGCTTGTTGGAGAAAGGCTGTGGCTCTGCAGCAATAAGGAGCTAGCTGGTGGCACGGCTGGAGCCTGGCTAAACAAGTTTGGCATGGAGAGTGTTGAAATGTTTGGTTGAGGTCTTTGCGGTGGGTAGAAGCTAGAATTAGGTGTTATGAAGCTAGAGCTGTAAGCATGACCTAAAGAGGGGGTGAAGGAGCCCCTTGGGGGTCTAACTAGAGACACTGAAAGGGCTCCTGGCACTGTTTGCATAAATGGATTAGGAGATGGCTGTAAAAAAGgtggtgctgctggggaaggatAACCAAGTGGCTGGGCAAAtggtgcagctggaggaggcaCAAAGTCACTTGCCACCGAGACAAAGCTAGCTGCAGAAGGTGGAGTGGCTGAGCTTTGCAGGCTGCAGGGACCTTGCTGTGGGCCACTGCTTTGCCAGCTGGCTGTTTTTAACGGATCCAGGAGATTAAGAAGGTAGTCGCTTTCATTACCTGCATTTTCTGTCTTCACTTTGACAGGCTGGAGCATCTCAGCAGTGCTGGTAGCACTGGACAAAAGCTGAGACGGATGAGAGGAATAATTTACAGACTGCTGGATTTCAGCATCTGAGGACACACTACCAACTCCAAAGGGCTCTGGGACAAGATCTGAAACCAAATGGCTACGTCCTGTAGTGTGGGTGGTAAGAATTTCTGTTGGCCCAGCTGGAGTCTGATGCTTGGAAGCcctgggtgctggtggtggtggcactATCCCCAGTTCAGGAGTCTTTCTTCCCTGTGGCCGAGGAATGGTGATGTTCCCTTGCACAGCAGGACTTGATTCATCCTTTTCTGCAGGAGCCAGAATGCTGTCTCTGCTCCGGGGTCTCCTTGTGATTGGCGGCATGTTACCAAGTGCCATCAAGGGCCTTTCTGGCGAGCTTTGGGAATACTTGGTAGGAATAGCCATATCATCATGACCCATACTCCACAGCTTGTTGTAAGGGTGAGACAGCTTCATGGTTGGCACAATCCTGTTCCTCTCAGACACACCAAGATCCATTCTCTGcaagaaagcataaaaaaagtTAACTTTTACTGATCTCCTCACAACATAGAGCATAAAGTGAAGACGGGCTGCTGAGGTATGAGTGGAAGAGGATCTGTCCACAGACTGCAAACACTGCAGAGGGACAACAGCATGCAGCCTAGACAGACAGGAAATCAGAAGCTGGACTCTGCAGTTTTAATTCCAGCTCTGCCTCTAATGAGTTGTTCAGCTGTGACATATTGCGGCATCTGTTAGGCAAGCAAGGAGCACGTACCTATATCTAAGgtacagaaactgaaaatcctTAATTGCTGTATGGAAAAAGCTGTCAAATGAGATATCTAGATATAACAATTAAATATTATTGTAAGGTAGAAACgacattcttttctttcatgtcaCATGAAGATCTCAGAGTCTGCTTCAGTTTGGCACTTACTAAGCTGCATATATTTAGCAAAGTTCTTCATAAAGAATCTCTCTTCTACAATCTAGATTGTTCAAATGATGCCTAGACCAAAATGGCCAGATTAAAAGAAGGTCATTTAAAAGACATGCAGTTTGGAGGGACCTGAAAATTCCCAGGTATTCATTCTCACTGCTGAGCATCAAAGATAACTGTGTGTGATAGCCAATGGACAAAATAGATTCTGAGGAATAGGGCAAATATTTCCTCCTTTAGAAGTAAAGGCTATAGTTTTAGTGGAGAAAGTTACTGTCTTATAACTGAGTCCCATTCCAGTGATTTCTTAATTCAGAAATGATTTTTGAAACACATGAACAAATGCCTGGAAAATGAATGCATCTACCCAATAATACGAAAATATTCCTCAGAGAATAATGCAAGACAGCCAGCCCAAGTTCTGTGCAGGAACCCCCAGTGCACACGAAACCCTGTCCAAACCTGGTAATCAAATGTGCACCGCTGATCTGCCTCTTCTTTGGGAGTCCGCAGGTCTTCTAGGCTCTTAGCTTGGCTGAGAGGCTGAGGCTGTGTTTCTACTTCTAAGTTAGGGAAAATGTCTTCAAGGAGGTTGATTTCTGTGGCCTTGCTTGAAAGCAGAGGGCTTGGAGGCAGAGGctcttttgatttttctggaCTGACTGCCTCTTCCCCATCAGCACTATCAGATTCTTTCAGGGCCCGGTATGGCTGAGGCctaggaaagaaacaaaaatcatgtTGCAAATTACTgtctttctaatatttttttaaaacaagtatttaCTAAGGAGCTGGATGGCAAAACACAGCTTACAGTGCCTTGTGAACAGCACGTGTGTGAGCAAAGTGACCAAGGGCAGAAGGACATACAAAGATGACTTGGCACTCGAGGGGTTTTCAGAACGGAAAAAGACCTAAGTGGGAAGTACTCAGAGGAAAGCTGTGATCATGCAGTTACGGACAGGCTGAAGAGGGAACTCTCTTGGAGCAGGAATAACAGGACGCTAGCTCTCCATTTTGACAGTCTGGCCCTCCCCCTCAG encodes:
- the DENND1A gene encoding DENN domain-containing protein 1A isoform X7, whose translation is MLHLYASMLYERRILICCSKLSTLTACIHGSAAMLYPMFWQHVYIPVLPPHLLDYCCAPMPYLIGIHLSLMEKVRNMALEDVVILNVDTNTLETPFDDLQSLPNDVVSALKNRLKKVSTTTGDGVARAFLKAQASFFGSYRNALKIEPGEPITFCEETFVSHRSAVMRQFLQNAIQLQLFKQFIDGRLDLLNSGEGFSDVFEEEINMGEYAGSDKLYHQWLSTVRKGSGAILNTVKTKANPAMKTVYKFAKDHAKMGIKEVKNRLKQKDIAENGCSAAPEESLPRTAPSPLVEKKDPKLREDRRPITVHFGQQQRLRPPRPPPPKIQRSSRPVRPPRPHVVKRPKSNIAVEGRRTSVSSPEHLVKPMRHYTVFLSEDSSDDEFQQEEDPVSGFSENFFFSAPFEWPQPYRALKESDSADGEEAVSPEKSKEPLPPSPLLSSKATEINLLEDIFPNLEVETQPQPLSQAKSLEDLRTPKEEADQRCTFDYQRMDLGVSERNRIVPTMKLSHPYNKLWSMGHDDMAIPTKYSQSSPERPLMALGNMPPITRRPRSRDSILAPAEKDESSPAVQGNITIPRPQGRKTPELGIVPPPPAPRASKHQTPAGPTEILTTHTTGRSHLVSDLVPEPFGVGSVSSDAEIQQSVNYSSHPSQLLSSATSTAEMLQPVKVKTENAGNESDYLLNLLDPLKTASWQSSGPQQGPCSLQSSATPPSAASFVSVASDFVPPPAAPFAQPLGYPSPAAPPFLQPSPNPFMQTVPGALSVSLVRPPRGSFTPSLGHAYSSSFITPNSSFYPPQRPQPNISTLSMPNLFSQAPAVPPASSLLLQSHSLSPTSSLQPACLSGPSKTRTLQVGQSSSKVDPKQARVLLSNEPPLIPSRPAKGLESVLLSSKSEETKDPFEDLLKKTKQDVSSTPGKVEQLRKRWETFE
- the DENND1A gene encoding DENN domain-containing protein 1A isoform X6 — translated: MGSRIKQNPETTFEVYAEVTYSGISCIGKDPEVRRQFPEGYSDQEVLQTLTKFCFPFYVDSHAVNQVGQNFTFVLTDIDSKQRFGFCRLSSGAKSCFCILSYLPWFEVFYKLLNVLADYSAKGQDSQRSELLETFHKLTIPEPGTSVHLGVHSYFTVPDIRELPSIPENRNLTEYFVAVDVNNMLHLYASMLYERRILICCSKLSTLTACIHGSAAMLYPMFWQHVYIPVLPPHLLDYCCAPMPYLIGIHLSLMEKVRNMALEDVVILNVDTNTLETPFDDLQSLPNDVVSALKNRLKKVSTTTGDGVARAFLKAQASFFGSYRNALKIEPGEPITFCEETFVSHRSAVMRQFLQNAIQLQLFKQFIDGRLDLLNSGEGFSDVFEEEINMGEYAGSDKLYHQWLSTVRKGSGAILNTVKTKANPAMKTVYKFAKDHAKMGIKEVKNRLKQKDIAENGCSAAPEESLPRTAPSPLVEKKDPKLREDRRPITVHFGQVRPPRPHVVKRPKSNIAVEGRRTSVSSPEQPQPYRALKESDSADGEEAVSPEKSKEPLPPSPLLSSKATEINLLEDIFPNLEVETQPQPLSQAKSLEDLRTPKEEADQRCTFDYQRMDLGVSERNRIVPTMKLSHPYNKLWSMGHDDMAIPTKYSQSSPERPLMALGNMPPITRRPRSRDSILAPAEKDESSPAVQGNITIPRPQGRKTPELGIVPPPPAPRASKHQTPAGPTEILTTHTTGRSHLVSDLVPEPFGVGSVSSDAEIQQSVNYSSHPSQLLSSATSTAEMLQPVKVKTENAGNESDYLLNLLDPLKTASWQSSGPQQGPCSLQSSATPPSAASFVSVASDFVPPPAAPFAQPLGYPSPAAPPFLQPSPNPFMQTVPGALSVSLVRPPRGSFTPSLGHAYSSSFITPNSSFYPPQRPQPNISTLSMPNLFSQAPAVPPASSLLLQSHSLSPTSSLQPACLSGPSKTRTLQVGQSSSKVDPKQARVLLSNEPPLIPSRPAKGLESVLLSSKSEETKDPFEDLLKKTKQDVSSTPGKVEQLRKRWETFE